Part of the Lentimicrobium sp. L6 genome, GAACTGCTTTAAACTGGGTTTCGGGTAACGATCCTCGTCCAGATTATTATAGGAATCTTCCAAGCTACTATGCCGAAACGGATCCTGCTCATGCAGCCTATTTGACCGATCAATGGGAGAATAATGAGGCATTTAGACAATTAGATTGGGATTATTTCTATCAAGCCAACTCCGATGAATTTGCAAATATTGAGAATGCAAATGGAATTGAAGGAAATACAGTTTATGGAAAAAGATCTAATTATATTATAGAAGACAGAAGAAGTGACAGTAAGAAAATGAATCTGACTTCTACTTATAATTCTAGAATCAATGAAGATATGATTTTCTCTGGAGGTATCGATTTAACCAATTATAAAGGAGATCGCTATACTGTTGTAGACGATTTATTGGGTGGCGATTTTTATTTGGACGTTAATAAATTTGCGGAAAGAGATTTTTCTGATCCTAGTTTTGCACAATCTGATTTAAATAATCCAAATAATGTGGTTAAAGTTGGTGATATCTTTGGATATAATTACACCGCCAATATCAATAAATATATGGCATGGGCACAAATGGCTTTTGAATATCAAAAAGTGGATTATTATGTGGGTGCCAATGTTTCTTACGATCAGTTTTGGAGAACAGGTCATATGCGTAATGGTTTGTTTCCAGAGGATTCTTATGGAGATTCTAAAAAGAATAACTTCTTAAACTATGGTGCTAAAGGTGGAGTGACCTATAAAGTGTCGGGTCGACATTATTTAAGTGCCAATGCATTATACCAAACTCGTGCGCCTCAGTTCCGTAATTCTTATCTTTCTGATAGAACCAGAGATCAAGTGGTTGATAATTTAACCAATGAAAAAATCTCTTCTGCTGATTTGAATTATGTGGTTAAGATGCCTGGTTTCAATGCTAGAGTTTCTGCTTACTATACTAAGTTTGCCGATAAAACTTATAGTAGAAGTTTTTATCATGAAGATTTGAAAAACTTCGTGAACTATAATATGACGGGTTTAGATGAACGTAATATGGGTCTTGAATTAGGAGCCCAATATGAAATTATCACAGACCTTAAAATTAATGTAGTGGCAGCAGTGGGTGAAAATATTTATGATTCTCGTGCACAGTCCACCATTACTTTAGATAATAGTAGAGCAGTTTTAAGTAACCGTACTGTATATCTTAAGAATTATTATGTTGGAGGAAGCCCTCAAACAGCATTATCTGGTGGATTAAATTATAAAACACCTTTCTTTATGTATATTGGTTTTGATGTGAACTATTTTGATAGAGCTTATTTACCTATCAACCCAGATAGAAGAACTGCAGAAGCAGTAGCTGGTATTGAACCAACTTATCCGACTTATGATATGATTCTGGATCAGGAAAGATTACCCAGTGCGGTAACTCTTGATGCAAATATTGGTAAATCTTGGAGAATAGATTATAAGTATTTTATCAATATCAACTTCTCTGTAAACAATATCTTGAACAACCAAGAGATTGTTACAGGTGGATATGAGCAATTTAGATACGATACAGAAGATATCAATAAGTTTGCCAATAAGTATTATTATATGTACGGAACTACTTATTACTTAAATGTTAGTTTCAGATTTTAATGAAAAGGAAAAAATTAGAGAAATGAAAAATATATTATTAAAAATTTCAAGTTTAGCTGTTGTTCTACTTTTGCTAGTAGGAATGAATAGCTGTGTTAAGGATGAGTTTGATGCGCCACCATCACAAAATATCCCAGTAGGTGATATGGTGACGGTAGCTGATTTATTAGCCTCTGCAACTAGTGCTCCTCAAAAAGTTACTGAAGATAAATCTCTATATGGTGTCATTACCATGGGGGAGCAAAATGGTAACTTATATAAGGAAGCTTATATGCGTGATGCTACTGGAGGAATTAAGTTAAGCTTATTGTCATCTACTAGTCTTGCAGTTGGTGATTCTGTTCGTATTTATATGAACGGAGCTAGGTATTATAATGATAATGACCAAATTACTATTGACTCATTAGAAACCACCAATAATTTGATTAAAATTTCGGCCGGTAAAACAGTTAAACCTATTGATGTGACTATTTCTGATATCAATACAGGAGCTTATATTGGTCAATTGATTAAATTAAGTGGGGTGCAGTTTATAAATGGGGAGTTAGGGAAGACTTATGCTGATGCTCAAGCTCTTGTTACTGAAAACCGCACATTAGAAGATTGTACAAGTTCAACTATTGTTAGAACTAGTGGTTATTCAAACTTTGCTGGTGATTTAATTCCTGAAGGTAATGGTACTTTAATAGCTATTGCTTCAAGTTATAGAGGGGCTTCTCAATTATATATTAGAGATGTTGAAGAAGTAGTGATGAATGGTGAAAGATGTGGGGATGAGCCTGGCGGTAGTTGGGAAGTTAATTCTTCAATTAAAGCAGTAAAAGATTTATATCAAGGTTCAAGATTGCAAATAGAGGATGAATTCGTATTTGAAGCCACTGTTACCGCTAATGACCAGTTTGGTAACTACTATAAAACACTTGTAATTCAGGATTCTGAAAGAGGTATTGAAGTTAAAATAAACGATTACGATTTGTTTTTAACTTATGCTGTAGGACAAAAATTATTAGTGAGTTGTAAAAATTTATACGTTGATGCTTATGGTGGGGTTGTTCAATTAGGTAGTGTTTATGATGATAATGGTGAAGAGAAATTCGGTGGAATTGATCCAGCTTTCCTTTCTTCTCATATTCAGCTTGCCGATGGTGGTGTAGCTTTATCTCCAACAGTATTAGAAATAAATAATCTTACTGAGGATTATTTAGGAATGTTGATTGAATTACAAAATGTTCAATTTGTAGATGCTGATTTGAATGAAACATATGCTGAACCAGCAGCTTCAGCAAATAGAACTTTAACAAATTGTGATGGAATTCAAACCATTGTAAGAACTAGTTCTTATGCTGATTTTGGTGGAAATCAAATTGCTCAAGGAAATGGTTCTTTTGTTGGTATTCTAAGTGCTTATAATGGGGATTATCAATTTATTATAAATGATGTAAATGATCTTGATATGAATGGCCAACGTTGTGATGTTGGTGGCGGCGGAGGCGGTGGTGGAACCGTGACTCCTGTCGACGAAATCAATGAAACTTTTGATGCTGCAGTAGATTATTCAGATATCGCTATTGAAGGTTGGACTAATATGTTGGTTGCAGGTGACCGTTCTTGGCAAGGAAAAATATACAATTCTGATAAGTATACTCAAGCTTCTGGTTATAATTCAGGACTAGCAGAAATGGAAACTTGGTTGATTACTCCTCCTGTAACTAATATTGGAACTAAGAAATTGAGCTTGAAAACTGCTATGGCCTACTGGGCCCATACTTCTGGAAATCCATTAACTGTTTTGGTTTCTGAAGATTTTGATGGTGAAAACTTTGAAACAGCTAATTGGACAGAGATTAATCCTTTGATAGCTGGGGAATCTGATGACGATAATGCATGGATTGAATCAGGTGATTATGATTTATCTGCTTTTAGTGGTAATGCTGCTATTGCTTTTAAATATGTAGGTAGTGATACAGAATCTACTTCTTACCGTCTCGACGATATTGTTATTAGTGATGGAACTGGCGGCGGTGGAGGTGGTGGAAGCACCGTTGACATGATCGACGAGCAATTTAATTCGGTTGTAGATTATGAAGATTTTGCAGCAGAAGGTTGGGTGAATGTAAATGTAGAAGGTGACCGTATGTGGCAAGGTAAAGTTTATAATACTGACAAATATGTTCAGTCAACAGGTTATAATTCTGGCGTAGATTATATGGAGTGTTGGTTAATTACTCCAATGATTTCTGATATTAGTTCGAAATCACTAAGTTTAAAAACAGCTATGGCTTATTGGGCACATGCTGGTGAGCCATTAATGATTATGGTTTCTACAGACTATGATGGTGAAAACTATGCTACAGCAACATGGACAGAGATTAATGTTCCTACTGCTTCTTCATCTGATGCAGAACATGCATGGATTGATTCAGGTGCTGTTTCTTTATCAGCTTTTAGTGGCGATGCTGCCATTGCTTTCAAATACGTAGGAAGCAATACAGAATCTACTTCTATTCGTTTAGACGATATCTTGGTGCAATAATCGCCAAGTCTAAATATATTAAAACCCCCATGCTTTTGAGTATGGGGTTTTTTATTTGTTGTTACCGCCAAACAAAAAAACAACTGTGCGGAGATTAATAGTTTTAATCAGAGCATATTTTGCGGAGAAAGTTTCTTTTGCGGAGAATATAAAGTATATTTGTCGCATAAATTGCGGAGAATGAAGATTTTTATACACGAAAAAGAAAACTGGACTGATTTCATTTGGGATAATAAGAAAGTGATGATTAAACTAGGTGAAGCTAGAAATCAACAAGGACGACTTTTGGGCAAAATGGAGTCGCTGGGTTTTGATTTGCAAAATGAAGCAGTATTGAATACGCTTACTTTAGATGTTATAAAATCATCTGAAATCGAGGGTGATTTTTTAGAAATAGAACAAGTGCGTTCTTCAATCGCTCGTAGGCTTGGGCTCAACATTGCAGGTGCTGTAGAATCGGAGCGCTATATTGAAGGGATAGTTGAAATGATGCTTGACGCTACACAAAAATACGATTTGGCTTTGACTAAAGACAGGTTGTTTGGTTGGCACGCAGCTCTCTTCCCAACAGGATGGAGTAAGCTTTATAAAATCACAGTTGCCGATTGGAGAAAAGACACGACTGGCCCTATGCAAGTTGTATCAGGACCTATGGGTAAAGAGAAAGTTCACTATCAAGCTCCAAGTTCTGACAGAATAGAATCTGAAATGAAAACATTTTTAAATTGGTTTGAAAATGAACATGGAATAGATTTGGTTTTAAAAGCAGCTATTGCTCATTTATGGTTTGTAACAATTCATCCATTCGACGATGGAAACGGAAGAATCACAAGAGCAATAACAGATATGACATTAGCACGTTCTGATAAAAGTATTAGGCGGTTTTACAGTAT contains:
- a CDS encoding TonB-dependent receptor plug domain-containing protein, with amino-acid sequence MREIKWILLFLFISALSFAQVDTKVDTLKMEMKEDNSSASVVVISQAELDGDEESTDISGILQSSKDIFVSTAGYTLGAARFRIRGYDSDNASVNMNGVSLNDMESGRVYWSSWGGLNDALRNSEVLNGITSAQFSYGGVGGATNMEARASSYSPTTKLTYSFLNKSYNQRLMFTYATGMQENGWAFTFSGSRRWAQEGYVQGNSYDAYAYFLSVEKKINNKHSIGFIGYGAPSKRGKGSASVQEAYDLSGNNYYNPNWGYQNGEKRNARMSNFHKPMLILSHYWTIDEDTKLTTSASYMFGRGGGTALNWVSGNDPRPDYYRNLPSYYAETDPAHAAYLTDQWENNEAFRQLDWDYFYQANSDEFANIENANGIEGNTVYGKRSNYIIEDRRSDSKKMNLTSTYNSRINEDMIFSGGIDLTNYKGDRYTVVDDLLGGDFYLDVNKFAERDFSDPSFAQSDLNNPNNVVKVGDIFGYNYTANINKYMAWAQMAFEYQKVDYYVGANVSYDQFWRTGHMRNGLFPEDSYGDSKKNNFLNYGAKGGVTYKVSGRHYLSANALYQTRAPQFRNSYLSDRTRDQVVDNLTNEKISSADLNYVVKMPGFNARVSAYYTKFADKTYSRSFYHEDLKNFVNYNMTGLDERNMGLELGAQYEIITDLKINVVAAVGENIYDSRAQSTITLDNSRAVLSNRTVYLKNYYVGGSPQTALSGGLNYKTPFFMYIGFDVNYFDRAYLPINPDRRTAEAVAGIEPTYPTYDMILDQERLPSAVTLDANIGKSWRIDYKYFININFSVNNILNNQEIVTGGYEQFRYDTEDINKFANKYYYMYGTTYYLNVSFRF
- a CDS encoding Fic family protein, which produces MKIFIHEKENWTDFIWDNKKVMIKLGEARNQQGRLLGKMESLGFDLQNEAVLNTLTLDVIKSSEIEGDFLEIEQVRSSIARRLGLNIAGAVESERYIEGIVEMMLDATQKYDLALTKDRLFGWHAALFPTGWSKLYKITVADWRKDTTGPMQVVSGPMGKEKVHYQAPSSDRIESEMKTFLNWFENEHGIDLVLKAAIAHLWFVTIHPFDDGNGRITRAITDMTLARSDKSIRRFYSMSAQIRMERKQYYEKLEKAQKENSDITEWILWFLQCLINAIESTEETLSKILNKAEFWKLNSATILNNRQQLSIVFSPKPWS
- a CDS encoding DUF5689 domain-containing protein, producing MKNILLKISSLAVVLLLLVGMNSCVKDEFDAPPSQNIPVGDMVTVADLLASATSAPQKVTEDKSLYGVITMGEQNGNLYKEAYMRDATGGIKLSLLSSTSLAVGDSVRIYMNGARYYNDNDQITIDSLETTNNLIKISAGKTVKPIDVTISDINTGAYIGQLIKLSGVQFINGELGKTYADAQALVTENRTLEDCTSSTIVRTSGYSNFAGDLIPEGNGTLIAIASSYRGASQLYIRDVEEVVMNGERCGDEPGGSWEVNSSIKAVKDLYQGSRLQIEDEFVFEATVTANDQFGNYYKTLVIQDSERGIEVKINDYDLFLTYAVGQKLLVSCKNLYVDAYGGVVQLGSVYDDNGEEKFGGIDPAFLSSHIQLADGGVALSPTVLEINNLTEDYLGMLIELQNVQFVDADLNETYAEPAASANRTLTNCDGIQTIVRTSSYADFGGNQIAQGNGSFVGILSAYNGDYQFIINDVNDLDMNGQRCDVGGGGGGGGTVTPVDEINETFDAAVDYSDIAIEGWTNMLVAGDRSWQGKIYNSDKYTQASGYNSGLAEMETWLITPPVTNIGTKKLSLKTAMAYWAHTSGNPLTVLVSEDFDGENFETANWTEINPLIAGESDDDNAWIESGDYDLSAFSGNAAIAFKYVGSDTESTSYRLDDIVISDGTGGGGGGGSTVDMIDEQFNSVVDYEDFAAEGWVNVNVEGDRMWQGKVYNTDKYVQSTGYNSGVDYMECWLITPMISDISSKSLSLKTAMAYWAHAGEPLMIMVSTDYDGENYATATWTEINVPTASSSDAEHAWIDSGAVSLSAFSGDAAIAFKYVGSNTESTSIRLDDILVQ